In Helianthus annuus cultivar XRQ/B chromosome 9, HanXRQr2.0-SUNRISE, whole genome shotgun sequence, the following are encoded in one genomic region:
- the LOC110875588 gene encoding probable E3 ubiquitin-protein ligase ATL45 has translation MQNNLPMFRYSAATTSDDCSICLECFKEGEFCRALPVCDHLFHAKCVDLWLVKVLNCPVCRAPVRVDGDWRSGSVVDDESKFLWAVDVGRQLREYSLSWLFLDLDLVGDNYSVKEVWLRK, from the exons ATGCAGAACAATCTTCCCATGTTCCGATACTCCGCCGCAACTACCTCGGATGATTGTTCGATTTGCTTGGAGTGTTTCAAAGAAGGAGAGTTTTGTCGTGCGCTTCCGGTTTGTGACCATTTGTTTCATGCAAAGTGTGTGGATTTGTGGCTAGTGAAAGTGTTGAATTGCCCGGTTTGTCGGGCACCGGTTCGGGTGGATGGTGATTGGCGGTCCGGTTCGGTTGTTGATGATGAGTCTAAATTCTTGTGGGCAGTTGATGTAGGTAGGCAG TTGAGAGAATATAGCTTGTCCTGGTTATTTCTTGATTTGGATCTTGTTGGAGATAATTATAGTGTTAAAGAGGTGTGGTTAAGGAAATAG